The Chryseobacterium shigense region TGGCCATCATCTATTGTTTCTGTCCACTTCTGTTGTGATTCATTCATTTGTGTATTTTTTTGCAAATTTAAAATATTTAATTCTTATTCGGACTTTTTGGTGATGAAAAATTCGTCATATAATTTCAAAAACAACAACGAATATATTGAAATTTGTTATTATGAACAAAAAACTACCAGCTATAAAGCCAATAGTTTTTTAAATTTATAATGTGAATTATTATTTGTTCAGAATATTTCCGTCATTAATTACGGCATTATTCACTACGCCTGGAATCCGTTAACGGCTTCTATAATGGCCTGGATCTCTTTTTCCTCTAAAACAGAAGAAATCGGAAGGCTCAGTACTTCTTCATGCATTTTTTCGGTAACAGGGAATGAAAGGTGGTTATATTCTTTGTAAGCTTCCTGTTTATGCGGCGGAATAGGATAGTGGATAATAGTACCGATCCCTTTTTCCGTTAAATAGGCCTGAAGCTCATCCCTGTTTTCTGTTCTTATCACAAAAACATGCCATACGTGCTCGTTTTCATCGGCAGGATTTTCGGGAAGGATGATTTTTGGATTGTTGATCCCGGAAATGAATTTTTTAGCAATTTCTCTTCGGGTTCCGTTTTCGTGGCCAATATATTTCAGCTTCACATCCAGAACAGCGGCCTGAATTTCATCCAGCCTTGAATTTAATCCTTTGTAAGTGTTTACATATTTCTGGTTTGAACCATAGTTGGCAATAGCACGGATAGCCTCAAATACATCTTTGTCATTTGTAGTTACCGCTCCTGCATCCCCTAAAGCTCCCAGGTTTTTTCCAGGATAAAAGCTGAAACCTGCAGCATCACCCAGATTTCCTGATTTAATGCCTTTCCATTCTGCGCCAATAGCCTGTGCATTGTCTTCTACAATCTTTAGATTATGCTTTGCGGCTATATTTTTAAGCTCTTCTGAAAAAACAATTCTTCCCTGAAGGTGAACGATAAGGATGGCTTTTGTTTTCGGCGTTATTTTTTCTTCAATTTTTGAGATGTCGATATTATAAGTACTGGCATCCGGCTCTACAAATACAGGAACGAGTCCGTTGTCGGACAAGGCCAGAACGGAAGCAATATAAGTATTGGCGGGTACTATAACTTCATCACCGGGCTGCATGATTCCCAGTTCAATATAAGCTCTGAAGATAAGACGAAGGGCGTCCAGACCGTTGGCAACTCCCAATGCATATTCTGAACCTATATATGATGCCAGGTTGGTCTCAAAGTTTTTAAGCTCGCTTCCCAGCAAATACCATCCGCTTCGGAAAACGCTCAGAAGTTTGTTCTCAATTTCTTCCTGATGCTTAAGGTTTATTTTTTTTAAATCTAAAAAATTAATCATTTTCGTAACCGTTTTTTAATTTCCAATTTTCAAACCCTTCCTCTTCCCAAGGCATGTTTCTTGAGAAATTATAAGGCCAGGGGTAATGGGACTTATCTGCATTTCTTGATTTGAGCTCACGTACATCCTTGATTTTTTTTGCCGGATTTCCAATAACCAGAGAATAATCGTCATATTTTCCTCCTACCAGAGATTGGGCTCCTACTAAACAATGTTTTCCTATCTCTGCAGCTGGCAGAAGAACTGTACCCACAGCAATTTGGGAAAAATCACCCACAGTAGGGCCTGTGCAGATATCTGAAGGAGGGGTCGGATCATTAGTAAAGACGACATAGGGATAAATAAATACATAATTTCCTATTTTAGATTGCTGCCCAATGTGCACATTGCTGTGCAGCCAGCAGTTGTCTCCAAATTCTACATATCCCTGAATATCGGATACAGTTCCGATTCTGCAGTTATTCCCAAACTTCGAATGTTCTCTTATTGTTACACGATGCCCCGTGGAAAAATTCTTTCCAAAAACAGAGCCTGCATAAATAATACTGTGGCTTCTGATGAAAGCACCTTCGTTTAATATTGTTTCAGGGTTTTCATAGCCGCTGTTAAAGTAGTAATCATTGATTGGTTCACCTATTATACAATCATTGCAGATAATAGAATTATCACCGATTATTACATTGTCATAAATAACAGTGTTGTCGCCTATTCTGACATTTTTGCCAATTGTAGCTTTCTCACTAATATATACATTCCTGTTATTGAATTTCATATTTTTTTAGTTATAACGATTGTTGAATTCTTTACCTTTCTTTTGTAGTCCTTTTAAAGCTTTCATAATCTCTGAAATAGTCTTCTTCGTCATATACTTCCGAAGCCAGACATAGCAACACTGCATTATGCGAAAACTGAATGTCTCTCCATACAAGTTTGGGAATGTATAAGCCTTTTGTAGGATGATCTAAAGTAAAAGTTTCCTTGTTGCCGTCTTTGTCCTCCGTATTAAAGGTAATGGTTCCTGAAACAGCAAAGATAAACTGCTGCAGTGCTTTATGGGCATGTCCTCCTCTTGTTACATCATGAGGTGTATAATAGGTCCAGTAGACTCTCTTTATCTCAAAAGGAACATTTTTTTGCGTTTCGGCAATAGTAATATAACCCAGCTGTGATGATCCTATTTTATCGAATGTGATAATTTGTGGTTTATTGTATTCCATTAATGTCTATAAAATTCTTTAAGCCCTCAAAGTTAATTATAAAATTACTATCGGGGCACAGCCTGATGCTGCCATCTGCCTGTATATGAAATTTACATTATGTACTTGCTTCGGATTAAAGAAAGGTACTGTATTTTTGTAACGTAAACGCTGATGTTATTTTCTGACAAGTTGTTTCAGATATTCACCATAACCACTTTTTCCGTATTTTTCAGCGGTTTCAAGCAGCTTTTCTTCGTTGATGAATTTATTTCTGAAAGCAATTTCCTCAATGCACCCGATCTTGAATCCCTGTCTTTTTTCAATAACGCTTACAAATTCAGAGGCATCGTTCAGGGAATCAAATGTTCCGGTATCCAGCCAGGCTGTACCTCTGTCCAGAACGCCTACTTCAAGTTTTCCTTTGTTTAAATAAACGTTGTTTACATCCGTAATTTCAAGTTCTCCTCTTGTGGAAGGCTGAATGTTTTTTGCAATTTCCACCACTTCATTATCATAGAAGTAAAGGCCGGGAACTGCATAATTCGATTTTGGGTGTAAAGGCTTCTCTTCAATAGAAATGGCTTTAAGATTATCATCGAATTCTACAACACCATATCTTTCCGGATCGGACACATGATAGGCAAAAACCACCCCTCCATCAGGATTGGTTTTTTCTTTTAAGAGTGTTCCCATTCCAGAACCATAGAAAATGTTATCTCCCAATACCAATGCAACAGGATCATTACCAATGAATTTGTCTCCTAAAATAAAGGCCTGTGCTAATCCGTCCGGGCTCGGCTGTACAACATACTCGATGTTGCATCCGATCTGAGAGCCGTCACCTAAAAGTTTAATGAAACCCGGCTGATCGTGAGGAGTTGTAATGATCAGAATATCTTTAATTCCTGCCAACAGCAAAGTTGAAAGCGGATAATAGATCATCGGCTTATCGTACACAGGCATCAGCTGCTTGCTTACTGCAATTGTTAGAGGGTAAAGTCTTGTTCCGGAGCCTCCGGCTAAAATGATACCTTTCATCTTTTGTGTTTGTTAGTTATACTGATTTTCGTAGTATTTCTGGTAATCACCGCTGGTTACGTTCTCAAGCCATTCTTTATTCTCAAGATACCAGTCAATGGTTTTCGAAAGTCCTTCTTCAAAAGTTACAGATGGTTTCCAGCCTAAATCTTTATTAAGTTTGGTTGCATCAATGGCGTAACGCTTATCGTGCCCCGGTCTGTCTTTTACGAAAGTAATTAATTTTTCAGAATAACCTTCCTGTTTTCCAAGTTTGGAATCCATTTGCTTGATCAGTTCTTTTACAAGATCAATATTCTGCCATTCGTTGAAGCCTCCGATATTGTAAGTTTCACCGGTTCTGGCTTCATTAAAGATCTGGTGGATACCTTTTGCGTGATCTATTACAAATAACCAGTCTCTTGTATATTTTCCGTCACCGTAAATTGGCAATGGCCTTTCATTGATGATATTTGAAATACAAAGCGGAATCAGTTTTTCTGGAAAATGATTCGGCCCATAATTGTTTGAACAGTTGGAGATGATGAACGGCATTCCGTAAGTATTTCCATATGCTCTTACCAAATGATCGGAAGCTGCTTTTGATGCGGAATATGGAGATTGCGGATCGTAAGCGGTAGTTTCCAGGAAGAAACCTGTTTCACCAAGGCTTCCATATACTTCGTCTGTAGAAACGTGGTAGAACAAATTGGTTCTTTTTTCGTCAGGAAATCTTCCGTGTGTATGATCCGGATTCAAAGTCCAGAATTCTTTACACAAATTAAGAAGGTTGGCGGTTCCGTTTACGTTCGTATTGATGAAGGCCATAGGATCCGTGATGCTCCTGTCTACATGGCTTTCTGCTGCCAGGTGTACTACTGCATCAGGATTGTATTTTTCAAATACCTTTCTTAATTCTTCAGGTTTTGTAATGTCTGCTTTTTCGAAAACATAATTAGGTTCATTTTCAATGTCCTTAAGGTTTTCCAAATTTCCGGCATAGGTAAGTGCATCAAGATTAATGATGGTTGTGTCCGGGTTATTTTTTACAAATTCCCTTACAACGTGAGAACCTATGAATCCGGCGCCACCGGTAATAATTATATTTTTCATATTAGTTTATATCCTGTTTATAATTATGAGTATGTAGTTTAATGATTGTTTTTATTCTTGTCAAATCAAAAATGTCTCCTTTGGAAACAATGTTAACATCATCAAATAGTTCAGATAAATTTTTGTTTTTAATGAGGTTTTTATTTTCAACATAACTTTCGAAAACACCGTTGTTTTTCAAAAAATCAATATCTGCTTTTCTATGCCCTGGTCTTGATCCTGTTCCTCCATAGTTTTTGGTATAATAGGTAACGAATGGACTTGCTAAACCCATCGGATCCAGGTAATATGCATTATACTGGTTGTTTGAAACCATCAGAGGCTCATGAAGCATGGAATAGCAATAATCTACAAAGGTAACTTTGGGATTAGGTTTAATATACCGAAACTTCATTTCCGGAAAATTGCTCGGAGGTTTGAGGTAAAACGCTCTCTCGTCCGATACCCAATATCTTCCTTTTGTTAGTTTGTCCTCATATAGTTTTATCACGGGAAGAAAATAAAATATAATGCCTGCAACTATCAGTCCAGGAGTATAAATTTTAAAGAAATTATTTTTATACTCGCTGAGGTTTCTTTCTGCAATAAATTCTATGATGGTGATAATACATAACGGGATTAGCGGGGTAAATAGTCTGCCAAGCATATAATCTCTTACTATAAAAATATATATCAGGTAAGAAAAGATACCTAAAAATATTCTTTTGTTTGCAATAAAAGATGTGTATAATCCTAAGATTATGATTAGGAACATCGGTTTGCTCTCAAATAGATTTTTTCTGGAGTAATATAATGATTGATTAAAATCAAGATTAGCTTTAAGATAAAAGCTATTGGGGAAGATATTGCCAAAATATAAAAATGAGAAAACAAACCAAAGAATTACAATGAGAGCCATGATTTGAAAACCCGGTGTGATTTTATTCCTGAATAAATAATAAAGCATTGTAGGTGCTATTATCAGTAAAAAATCATATCTGGTCAGAAAAACAAGTGCTGCTGCAACAGGTAACCAAAAAATTGTCTTAGAATTGCCCGGAGACATAGCTAAGATAGCAAAAGCTGAAATGACAAAATAGGACAAAGAATTTTCTAAGCCGCTGGTGCTGTAGTGCAGAAAAAACTTTGAAAAAAATAAGAGTATAAAACAGAGTCCCAAAATAATAAGTTTTGAGATGTCCAGCTTTTTGCTTTTTGAATAGGCAAATTTTAAAATTAAAAAGAATGTTGCTCCCGAAAATAATAAATTAATAAATATTGGGATTGATAATATTTTATTTTCAGAAAAACCAAATAAATTTAAAAATAGGTCTGATATATACGTTAAAGGTATAGATAGTAATGTAAATAATGGTGATGTTGATACATAGGTGCGTTCTGCAAAATTCCAGACAAGCCCAAGCCCATTAATTACATTGTATGATTGATAAACAACAGATAAACCGTCTGAAGAAACCCACCTGTAATGATAGGCCAGGGCTAGATAAATCAAGCCAATGGTAACCATTAGCCAGAATTTGAGGTCCTTAATGAAGTTCATCTTTAATAAATTGTTTTTCTACCTATACTTTTATAGTGGAATCCATTTTGTTCAGGGACTTCCAACGGGTACATGTTTCTTCCGTCAAAAATGACTTTATTCTTCATTTTCTTGGCCATCAGTTCAAAATTCGGATTTTTAAACTCAGGCCATTCCGTAGCAATAAACAGGACATCTGCATCTTCAAGAGCATCATACATTCCTTTGGCATACTGTATTTTGTCACCGATAAGTTTCTGTACATTACTTTCTGCTACCGCATCATATGCAGCAATTTCTGCACCTTTTTCCAGTAAAAGAGCAATATTGTCTAAAGAAGATGCTTCTCTGATGTCGTCTGTGTTAGCTTTAAAGGCCAATCCCCACATCGCAATTTTCTTTCCTTTGATATTTCCTCCGAAATATTTTTCGATCTCTGAAACCAGAATTACTTTCTGGGCAGTATTTACTTTTTCTGTAGCCTCCAGAATCTGGAAATTAAAGTCTTCCTGTATCCCGGATTTTATAAGGGCTTTTACATCTTTAGGGAAACAGCTTCCACCATATCCGATACCCGGGAATAAGAATCTGTGACCAATTCTGTCGTCACTTCCCATTCCTAGCCTTACTTTATCTACGTCAGCCCCTACTTTTTCACAGTAATTGGCAATTTCATTCATGAATGTGATTTTCACAGCAAGGAATGAATTGGCTGCATACTTCGTAAGCTCTGATGATTTCTCATCCATAAAGATAATCGGGATTCCCGTATTGGTAAATGGCTGGTAAATTTTAGCCATGATACCTTTTGCTTTCTCGGAGCTGGCGCCTACCACTACTCTTGACGGGTTCATAGAATCTTCCACAGCAAAACCTTCTCTCAGGAATTCCGGGTTGGAAACTACGTCAAAAGGGATATCCGTTTTAGAAGAGATCACTTCTCTTACTTTGTCAGCAGTTCCCACAGGAACTGTACTTTTATTAACGATGACCTTATATTCCGTCATCATTTCTCCGATATTGTTGGCAACCTGAATGACATATGAGAGATCTGCAGATCCGTCTTCTCCCGGCGGTGTTGGCAGCGCAAGGTATATAACTTCACTTTTGTCCAAAGCTTCCTTAAGATCGGTGGTGAAAAATAATCTTTCGGATTGAATGTTTCTTAAGAACATTTCTTCAAGGTTCGGCTCATAGATGGGAACTACGCCGTTTTTCATACCTTCAACTTTCTTTTCATCAATGTCAACACAGTATACTGAATTGCCAAGTTCTGCCAGGGTAGTACCTGTTACCAGCCCTACATAACCTGTTCCTACAATTGTTATATTCACAATGTTTATGTTTTTAAATTCACGGCAAAAATAATAAAAATACTTCATTGTCCTGCTTAATTTATCATAATGAAAGAATTAAGGTACTGAGTTGATAACTAAGCAGGTTTTGCTTTTTTAGAAAAAATGCGTATATTTGCAATGGATTTACAGGAAAAAATGGGAAGGCTTCGGAAGAAAGCCTTTTTTCGTACTGGTAAATCAAGATATTTAATGTATGGAGTTTAAAAAAAGAATTGAAGAATTATTAAATGAATTCCTTGAGAACAGGGAGGATTTGTTTCTTGTAGATCTTAAGATTTCTGCAGGAGATGATATTACTGTGATCCTGGATGGTGATAATGGAGTGACTCTTCAGGATTGCCTTGATGCAAGCCGGGCCATAGAGTTTAATATGGATCGTGAAGAGCATGATTTCAGCCTTCAGGTAATGTCTGCAGGACTGAGTGAGCCGATGTCTGCCCCAAGACAGTACAGGAAAAATTTAGGAAGAGAAATAGAAGTATTGCTGAATGATTCTTCCAAAATTGAAGGTGAGCTGGCCAATGCAGATGATGAAAAGATCACACTTATTTTACGCTACCGCAAACCGAAAGATATCGGGAAAGGGAAAGTGGATGTGGAGGAAGAAAAAGAAATTCCTTACTCCGAGATAAAAAAGGCATTAGTAATAATTAAATTTTAAAAGAAAAAAGAATAGATGGATAATATAGCGTTGATTGAATCCTTTGGTGATTTTAAAGACGAAAAAGGGATCAGTAAGATTGATCTTATGGCGATTATTGAAGACTCACTGAAGACTCTTCTCAGAAAGAGATATGATTCGGATGATCATTTTGATGTAATTGTGAACCCTGATAAAGGAGATTTTCAGATATTTTTAAATAAAACGATTGTAGAAGACGAAATGTCTGAAGATGATGATCTGGAAATTGAACTTTCTGAAGCTAAGAAAATAGACCCTACTTTTGAGGTAGGTGAAGATTTTACAATGGAAATTCCTGTAGCTCAGTTGGGAAGAAGAAATATCCTTACCTTAAAGCAAATCCTGGCGACAAAACTTCAGGAGCACAATAATGCAATGCTTTATGAGCAGTTCAGAGATAAAATCGGGGAAATTGTTATCGGAGAAATCCACCACATCCGTCACAAACATGTGATCTTATTGGATGATGAGGAAAACGAGTTCATTTTGCCGAAAGAAAACCAGATCCCGTCCGATTTCTTTAAAAAGGGCGAAAATATCAGAGCTATTGTTGAAACAGTAGATTTTAAAGGTTCAAAACCACAGATTATTATTTCCAGAACTGCACCTAAATTCCTGGAGAAATTATTAGAGCTGGAAATTCCTGAAATCCAGGACGGAACCATTATGCTTAAAAAAGTAGTGAGAATTCCTGGTGAAAAGGCGAAGATTGCAGTAGATGCTTATGATGACAGAATAGATCCTGTAGGTGCTTGTGTGGGAGTGAAAGGATCAAGAATTCATGGGGTTGTAAGAGAGTTGAGAAATGAAAACATTGATGTAATTCAGTGGTCTAAAAACCCTGAAATTATGGTAAAAAGAGCTTTAGGAAATGTTACCATCAATAAAATTGACATCAACGAGGAGGCAAACTATGCATTGGTTTACACCCCGGTTGAAGAGATTTCCAAAGTGATCGGAAAACAGGGACAGAATATCAGACTGGCTTCCTGGTTATCCGGATACGAAATAGATGTTTACAGAGAATCCAGCGAGGATGACGATGTTGATTTGAGAGAATTTAATGACGATATTGAGCAGTGGATTTTGGATGAATTTAAGAAAGTAGGTCTTACTACTGCAAAATCAGTATTGGATAAAGATACTGAAAGCCTTCTGAATATGGTAGATCTTGAAGAAGAAACCATTGAAGACGTAAAACGAATTCTGAGAGAAGAATTTGAAGATTAAGATTTTAATGAATTTTAATAAACAGTAAAAAGAAATACTTTAATTTTAAGAATTAAAAAAATAGTAAATAATATAGATGCCAAAAATAAGATTAAATAAAGCGGTTAAGGAATTCAATATTTCGATGTCCAGATTAGTAGAGTTTTTACAGTCAAAGGATTTCGAAGTTGAAAGCAATCCTAACGCTCAATTAGAAGAAGCGGCATATTCTGCATTGGAGGCTGAGTTTGCCAAAGACGGTGAACAGCGAAAGGCTTCCCATGAGGTGGTGATTACCAAAGTTCCGGAAGAAAAACTGGAAATTGAGGAAAAGAAAACCCCTGAAGTAATAAGAGCTAAAGCAAACAAACCGGAAACTAAAATTTTAGGTAAAATAGATCTTGAATCTAAAGCTCCCGAAGTTGAAGAAGCTCCTGCGACACCTGCGCCTGTAGCAGCACCGGTTGAAGAAAAGAAAGAAGAAGTTGTGGCCGAGCCGGAAGTTAAAGCAACTCCTGAAAAACAGGAATTCAAAGTTCTGGATAAAATTGATCTGTCCCAAATAGAATCCAGGAATAGACCTGTAAAAAAAGATAAACCCAAAATGGAGGAGAAAAAAGAAGAGGAAAAACCGGCAGAACCTGTGAAAGAAACTCCAAAACAGCCAGAACCTGTTGAAAACAAGGTTGAAGTTCAAGAATCTACTGAATCTGATTCTCAGGAACCACAGAAAATAGAAACCGTTTATCAGAAACTGGATGGTCCTAAGATCGTTGGTGAAAAGATCGACTTAACACAATTTGCGCCAAAACCCGGTGCAGGTGCTAAAAAGAAAAGAAAGAGAATTGAAAAACCCGGAGGCCCGAATAACCAACAAGGTCAGGGAAATAACCAAAACTCAGGAAATAACAACAACCAGGGAGGGCAGGGAAATCGTCCACACAATAATGGAGGCCCTGGAGGAAACCGTCCGCAAGGTCAGGGAGGCCCTGGAGGAAACCGTCCACAAGGACAAGGAGGCCAGGGAGGTAACCGTTTCGGGAACAACCAGGGTAACCGTCCTCAAGGTCAGGGAGGCGGATTCAAAAAAGGTCCGGGTGGAAACAACAACAGGCCAGGACAAAGAACCATGCCTGTTGAGCTTACTGACGAGCAGGTTAAAAACCAGATCAAAGAAACTCTTGAAAAGCTTACCAATAAAGGAGGTAAATCTAAATCTGCAAAACACAGAAAAGACAAGAGAACATATCGTAGAGAACAGGATGAACGTCAGCAGGAGATCGATGCTCAGGACAGAACATTAAAAGTTACCGAATTCATCACAGTAGGTGAACTGGCTAGTTTAATGAACGTTTCTCCTACAGAAGTAATCTCTGCTTGTTTCTCCCTTGGAGTAATGGTAACCATGAACCAAAGATTAGAAGCTGATACCTTATTATTGGTAGCTGATGAATTTGGATATAAAATTGAATTCTCTGATGCTGATCTTGAAGAAAGCGATGCAGAAGACGAAATCGACAACGAAGAAGACCTTCTTCCAAGAGCACCAATCGTAACCGTAATGGGACACGTTGACCACGGTAAGACATCCTTACTTGACTACGTTAGAAAAACCAATGTTATTGCCGGTGAATCAGGAGGTATTACCCAGCACATCGGAGCTTACAACGTAAAATTAGAAAACGGACAAAGAATTACATTCTTAGATACACCTGGTCACGAAGCGTTTACCGCGATGAGAGCCAGAGGTGCCCAGATCACCGATATTGCAATTATTGTAATTGCTGCCGATGATGATGTAATGCCTCAGACGAGAGAAGCAATTTCCCACGCACAGGCTGCAGGAGTGCCAATGATCATTGCGTTGAACAAAGTGGACAGACCAAATGCGAATCCTGACAACATCCGTCAGCAACTTTCAGGAATGAATATCCTGGTAGAAGAATGGGGTGGAAATGTTCAGTCGCAGGAAATTTCTGCAAAGTTTGGTAACAATATGGATGTTCTGTTGGAAAAAGTATTGCTTCAGGCAGAAATGCTTGATCTGAAAGCTAATCCGGACAGAGCCGCTCAGGGTGTTGTTATTGAAGCTTCATTGGATAAAGGAAGAGGATATGTTGCCACTATGCTGGTGCAAACAGGTACTCTAAGAGTAGGAGATTATGTAGTTGCAGGTAAAAACCACGGTAAAGTAAAGGCTATGCTTGATGAAAGAGGTAGAAGCCTTAAAGAAGCAGGTCCTTCAATTCCTGTTACTATCTTGGGATTAGACGGAGCGCCTACAGCAGGTGATAAGTTCAAGGTATACGCAGACGAAAGTGAGGCTAAAACCATTGCCAATAAGAGAGAGCAGTTGCAAAGAGAACTTTCAATAAGAACCAAGAAACATACTACGCTTGAAGAACTTGGAAGAAGAATTGCTTTAGGTGAATTCAAAGAACTTAACATTATTCTTAAAGGTGATGTGGATGGTTCCGTAGAAGCACTATCCGATCAATTACAGAGATTATCTACAGCAGAGATCAACGTAAATATTCTTCACAAAGGAGTAGGGCAGATCACTGAATCTGATGTTAACCTGGCTACTGCATCTGATGCAATTATTATCGGATTTAACGTAAGAGCCGGTGCTAATGCTAAAGATTTAGCAGATAAAGAAGAAATCGAAATCAGAACATATTCAGTTATTTATGCCGCAATTGATGAGGTTAAAGAAGCGATGGAAGGTATGCTTTCTCCTGAGATTAAAGAACAGGTAATTGGTAATGTTGAAATCAGGGAAGTATTCAAAATCTCTAAAGTAGGTACCATTGCCGGATGTATGGTTCTTTCAGGTAAAGTAACAAGAAGCTCTAAAGTGAGAGTACTGAGAGACGGTATCGTTAAATTCGATGGAGAGCTGGAAAGTTTAAAACGTTTCAAAGATGATGTAAGAGAAGTGGCCAAAGGTTACGAGTGCGGATTGAACCTGAAAGGTTATAACGATATTGAAATCGGAGACATTCTAGAAGTTTACGAAGAAGTAGCTGTTAAAAAGAAGCTTA contains the following coding sequences:
- the infB gene encoding translation initiation factor IF-2, with the translated sequence MPKIRLNKAVKEFNISMSRLVEFLQSKDFEVESNPNAQLEEAAYSALEAEFAKDGEQRKASHEVVITKVPEEKLEIEEKKTPEVIRAKANKPETKILGKIDLESKAPEVEEAPATPAPVAAPVEEKKEEVVAEPEVKATPEKQEFKVLDKIDLSQIESRNRPVKKDKPKMEEKKEEEKPAEPVKETPKQPEPVENKVEVQESTESDSQEPQKIETVYQKLDGPKIVGEKIDLTQFAPKPGAGAKKKRKRIEKPGGPNNQQGQGNNQNSGNNNNQGGQGNRPHNNGGPGGNRPQGQGGPGGNRPQGQGGQGGNRFGNNQGNRPQGQGGGFKKGPGGNNNRPGQRTMPVELTDEQVKNQIKETLEKLTNKGGKSKSAKHRKDKRTYRREQDERQQEIDAQDRTLKVTEFITVGELASLMNVSPTEVISACFSLGVMVTMNQRLEADTLLLVADEFGYKIEFSDADLEESDAEDEIDNEEDLLPRAPIVTVMGHVDHGKTSLLDYVRKTNVIAGESGGITQHIGAYNVKLENGQRITFLDTPGHEAFTAMRARGAQITDIAIIVIAADDDVMPQTREAISHAQAAGVPMIIALNKVDRPNANPDNIRQQLSGMNILVEEWGGNVQSQEISAKFGNNMDVLLEKVLLQAEMLDLKANPDRAAQGVVIEASLDKGRGYVATMLVQTGTLRVGDYVVAGKNHGKVKAMLDERGRSLKEAGPSIPVTILGLDGAPTAGDKFKVYADESEAKTIANKREQLQRELSIRTKKHTTLEELGRRIALGEFKELNIILKGDVDGSVEALSDQLQRLSTAEINVNILHKGVGQITESDVNLATASDAIIIGFNVRAGANAKDLADKEEIEIRTYSVIYAAIDEVKEAMEGMLSPEIKEQVIGNVEIREVFKISKVGTIAGCMVLSGKVTRSSKVRVLRDGIVKFDGELESLKRFKDDVREVAKGYECGLNLKGYNDIEIGDILEVYEEVAVKKKLK